One genomic window of Sardina pilchardus chromosome 15, fSarPil1.1, whole genome shotgun sequence includes the following:
- the mcoln2 gene encoding mucolipin-2, with amino-acid sequence MKIIDYFRTNWRLLNSLKMELFATYTEPGESVRNTLTSNLRTEEILRDDLKYYFMSPCEKYRARRQKPWKLGVQILKIIMITTQLVLFGLNNQLVVSYKEENLKAFKNLFLKGYSGTDEDDYCVSMYSQESVYDSLFYTINQFSRLRELTMGPVSYAEQEDGTPVPLTICKEYYKKGNVQPSDEYYDIDSQTETVCLSLNPQHMASWKTDNASFFDLDFYRLIDIEISFQLKGINLQTVRSRELPDCYTFSGTITFDNKCHSGMVKVYLDVDAQSNACKNWKISGTAQKNTHYLLVFDGFVIAVCLMSAVLCTRSIVLAVKLLQRFSNFILENYNGTVCEDDKKEFLNGWYVLMIISDILAIVGSILKMEIQAKSLTSYDECSIFLGTSTLMVWVGVIRYLGYFQKYNVLILTMRMAFPKVLRFCCCAGMIYLGYTFCGWIVLGPYHEKFEGLSRVAECLFSLVNGDDMFTTFAQFEQKTTLVWVFSRVYLYSFISLFIYMVLSLFIALITDAYETIKNYQKNGFPMTDLQKFLKEQKDSPRAEEERHAVSQRASLSSLCCCGSVARDDMDVLIS; translated from the exons ATGAAGATTATTGATTACTTTAGGACAAATTGGCGATTGTTAAATAGTTTGAAAATGGAGTTGTTTGCTACATATACTGAGCCCGGGGAGTCGGTACG GAACACACTGACTTCAAATCTCAGGACAGAAGAAATTTTAAGAGATGACCTAAAATACTACTTCATGAGCCCATGTGAAAAATACAGAGCACGACGTCAAAAACCATGGAAACTAGGCGTGCAAATCTTGAAAATCATCATGATCACCACTCAG CTTGTCCTATTTGGTTTGAACAACCAGCTTGTAGTGTCATATAAAGAGGAGAATCTGAAGGCTTTTAAGAACCTGTTCCTAAAAGGCTACAGTGGAACAGATGAAGATGACTACTGTGTGTCAATGTACTCTCAGGAGAGTGTCTATGACAGCCTATTTTATACAATAAATCAG TTTTCCAGGTTACGCGAGCTGACAATGGGCCCAGTGAGTTACGCAGAGCAGGAGGACGGAACCCCGGTGCCACTGACCATCTGTAAGGAGTACTACAAGAAGGGCAACGTGCAGCCCTCGGATGAGTACTATGACATCGACTCACAAACAGAAACAG TTTGCTTGAGTCTCAATCCCCAACACATGGCCTCATGGAAGACAGACAATGCATCTTTTTTCGATCTAGATTTTTacag GCTCATTGACATTGAGATCTCCTTTCAACTAAAAGGAATCAATCTACAAACAGTTCGTTCTCGAGAGCTACCTGACTGCTACACTTTCAGTGGCACT ATAACATTTGACAACAAGTGTCACAGTGGAATGGTGAAAGTATACCTGGATGTTGATGCTCAGAGCAATGCATGCAAAAACTGGAAGATCTCAGGAACTG CTCAGAAGAACACCCACTACCTCCTGGTGTTTGATGGCTTTGTTATCGCTGTGTGTCTCATGTCGGCTGTGCTCTGCACACGCTCCATTGTGCTGGCTGTCAAGCTACTTCAG AGGTTCTCAAATTTCATTCTTGAGAATTATAATGGCACTGTATGTGAGGATGACAAGAAGGAGTTCTTGAATGGCTGGTATGTCTTGATGATCATCAGTGACATTCTGGCAATAGTGGGCTCAATACTGAAGATGGAAATTCAGGCAAAG AGTCTTACCAGCTATGACGAGTGCAGCATCTTCCTGGGGACGTCAACCCTGATGGTTTGGGTCGGCGTAATCAGATACTTGGGTTATTTCCAGAAATACAAT GTTCTCATCCTCACCATGAGAATGGCCTTTCCCAAGGTGCTGCGCTTCTGCTGCTGTGCAGGGATGATCTACCTGGGCTACACGTTCTGCGGCTGGATCGTTTTGGGGCCTTATCACGAGAAg TTTGAGGGCCTGAGCCGGGTGGCCGAGTGTCTCTTCTCGCTGGTCAACGGAGACGACATGTTCACCACCTTCGCCCAGTTTGAGCAGAAGACGACGCTGGTGTGGGTGTTCAGCCGCGTCTACCTCTACTCCTTCATCTCGCTCTTCATCTACATGGTGCTCAGCCTCTTCATCGCCCTCATCACTGACGCCTACGAGACGATCAAG AACTACCAGAAGAACGGCTTCCCCATGACCGACCTGCAGAAGTTCCTCAAAGAGCAGAAGGATTCCCCCCGTGCTGAGGAGGAGCGGCACGCTGTGAGCCAGAGAGCCAGCCTCTCCAGCCTATGCTGCTGTGGAAG